One Spinacia oleracea cultivar Varoflay chromosome 4, BTI_SOV_V1, whole genome shotgun sequence DNA segment encodes these proteins:
- the LOC130459466 gene encoding uncharacterized protein has product MEFCKSWKTRTAEELKAQVAESTHHGDYAFKSIEEVRLQMQTTIDLQAKEVAALRSDKAELLKKILAQDKDMVAMVEEAKTAAAEIRALQDQLREYPQVKEAAEEAEHLRGELETARSQVRTLRERLLESYDQGEQATKDAVKHAWESHMSEYDLGWFQRRMEHSAAVLAAERLGQPPPEFVSSDDEDDAAAP; this is encoded by the coding sequence atggaattctgcaagagctggaagacccgcactgctgaggagctcaaagctcaggtggctgagtccacccaccatggtgactatgcgttcaagtccattgaagaggtccgcctgcagatgcagacgaccatagaccttcaagcgaaggaggtggctgcgttgagatctgacaaggccgagctgcttaagaagatcttggcgcaggacaaggacatggtggcaatggtcgaggaagccaagacagcggcggcggaaatacgggcgcttcaggaccagttgcgggagtaccctcaggtcaaagaggcggctgaggaagccgagcatcttcgtggggagctagagacggccagatcgcaagttcgcaccttgcgtgagcgtcttctggaatcctatgatcagggggaacaagcgaccaaggacgctgttaagcacgcctgggagagccacatgtcagagtatgatcttgggtggttccagcggcgaatggagcacagtgccgctgtgttggctgctgaacgtcttggtcagccgccccctgagtttgtatcatctgatgacgaggacgatgcggccgccccctga